CGTGGCCGCCACCGACCCCAACATCATATACGCAGGCATGGGCGAAACCGATATTCGGGGAAATATCTCCTACGGCGACGGTGTCTATAAGTCGACCGATGCCGGCAAAAGTTGGAAACACATCGGCCTCAAGGAAACGTACTCCGTATCGCACATTGCGGTTCACCCCAAAAACCCAGACATCCTTTTCGTAGCTGCCTCGGGCAATATCTGGGGTCCTAACAAAGAGCGCGGGGTCTATCGCTCCAAAGATGGCGGCAAGACCTGGGAACAGGTGCTCACCAAAAATGACAGCACCGGTGCCGTAGACGTAGTCTTTGACCCTTCCAATCCGCAAATTCTTTACGCGGCCCTTTGGCAGTGCTTCCGCAACCATCACATGATGAGCAGCGGAGGCCCCGGCAGCGGTCTGTACAAATCCGTCGACGGCGGCACTACCTGGCAATCCATTTCTCAAAAACCCGGCATGCCCAAAGGGCTGTTGGGAAAAATCGGAATTGCCGTAGCCCCTACCAATGGCAACCGTTTATGGGCCATGATCGAAAATCAGGAAAAAGGCGGACTTTATCGTTCGGACGATGCCGGTGAAACCTGGAACCACATTACCGATAATCCCAACCTCAAACAACGCCCGTGGTATTATATGAACCTGGCGGTCAGTCCCAAAGATGAAAACCACTTGGTCATTCTCAACGTAAACGCGTTTAAATCCAAAGACGGCGGCAAAACGTTTCAGCGCATCAATGTTCACCACGGCGATACGCACGATGTGTGGATCAACCCCAATAACCCCGATAACTACATCATCGGCGACGATGGCGGCGGTGAAGTGACCTTCAACGACGGTGAAACTTTCACCGACCTCGACCTGCCGACCTCGCAATTTTACCATGTCTCGACTGACAACGACTTTCCTTATAATGTCTACGGTGCTCAGCAGGACAACTCTGCCAAACGTATTGCCAGCCGCTCAGACGACGCCACCATCGGCATTCGGGATTGGTATACCGTAGCCGGCGGCGAATCGGGCTATATCGTAGCCGATCCACTCGACCCAACCGTTACCTTTGGCGGCAGCTACGACGGACTCATTACGCGATTGGATAAGAAAACCAATCAGGAACAAACCATCAACGTATACCCTGAATACTTTATGGGCTCCCCTTCCGGAGACCGTACCTATCGTTTTCAGTGGACCTACCCGATCGTATTCAGTCCCCATGACCCCAAAACACTTTTTGCCACCTCCCAGTACGTGCATAAAACCACCGATTACGGCCACAGCTGGGAAACCATTAGTCCAGACCTCACCCGCCACGACCCGGCCACCCTCGGACCTACCGGCGGACCCATCAGCAAAGACATGACCGGTGCCGAGACGTACGCCACGGTCTTTACCTTTGCCGAATGTGAGCACGAAAAAGGAGTTTACTGGACGGGTTCTGACGATGGCCTCATACACGTAAGCCGGGATGCGGGCAAAACCTGGAGCAATGTAACCCCACCCAAAGAAATGCTCGGTGATTTTGCCCTGATGAGCCTGATCGAAACCTCCCGCTTTGATAAAGGCAAAGCCTATCTGGCCGCCACTCGCTACAAACTCAATGACCGGAAGCCGTACCTGTTAAAAACCACTGATTACGGCAAAACCTGGACGGCTATCACTAACGGCATTCCTGCCGATGAATATACCCGCGTAGTACGCGAAGACCCGCACCGCAAAGGACTGCTGTATGCCGGCACCGAGCGCGGAGTATGGGTCTCATTTGATGACGGAGTTAATTGGCAAAAAATGCAGCTCAATCTGCCGCTTACGCCCATCCATGATTTAGTGATTCAGAAACGCGAAAAAGACCTGGTCGTGGCTACCCACGGCCGGTCGTTCTGGATTCTGGACGATTTGACGCCCTTGCACGAAATCATGGACAAAGCCGTTACGGCCGATGCCCACCTCTATAAACCGCGTCCTTCGTATCGTTTTCAGGGCGGCGGACGCTTCACCACGGATGAGTTTGTGGAAGAAGGCGAAAATGCCCCCAACGGCGTAATGGTGCGGTATTATTTTAAAGAAACCCCCAAAGAAGAAGTGAAGCTGCAATTCCTGACCGCCACCGGGGATACCATCATTGGCTATTCGAGCAAAAAAGACCGCAAGGGAGAAGAAGTGAAAGACTCCAAAGACTTCTATGCCAACCCCAAACAGCGGAGACCGGACGTATTGGCGACCAAAGCCGGCATGAATGCTTTCCTTTGGAACATGCGCTATCCAAACGCTACCGAAGTAGACGGCATCAACGTAATGTGGTCGGGAAGTACCATCGGTCCTAAGGCCATACCGGGCAAATACAAAGTGCAGTTGATCGTGGGCAAAAACCTCATTAAAGAACAGGAATTTGACATTCTGAAAGACCCGCGCGTCAAAACCACCGACGCTGAGTTTAAAGAGCAGTTTGCCCTTTTAATGAAGATCAACAACAAACTCTCCGAAACTCACAAAGGCATCAATCAGATCCGAAAAGTACGCGAAGATGTGAAATCGTATCAAAAAGCCGTAAAAGATACGGCCATAGCCACCAAGCTCAAAAAGCAGGTCAAACCGCTGATGGACGAATTGGATGCCATCGAAAGTCTGCTGATGCAGCCCAAGTCAAAAGCCGGGCAGGATGCGCTCAATTTTGCCATTCAGCTCAATGATAAATTGGCGGGGGTTGGCTCGGTAGTATCTTCCGCTGATACCAAACCGACCAAGTCTTCGTACGAAGCCTACAACGATTTGTCGGGTAAGATTGACAAACAACTGGACCGTCTCAAAACAGTCCTTCAAAAAGAAGTTCCGGCCTTCAACGACGCCGTACGACAGGCCGACGTAAAAGCGATCAATCTCAATAATTAGACGATCGAAAAAAACCGTTTTATCGGTTGCAACAATAAGCGTGTTGGGTTGGCAGCTTTTCGCCAATCGACACGCTTATTGTTTTCAGTTGTTCCAATGCACTTGGCACGACTATTTTGGGGTTGGCAGCACACGTCGCTTGCTTTAATGTCTCACCAATGCATATTGTATGGAAATCTACCTCCAAATCCAATGGCTTTTTCTGTTGGCATTGCCCATTGCCTGCATATCCTGGACGGTCACCCACGAAGAAGTTTTTCGTGAACCTCGCGAATATTGCGTAAATCGAAGTCTGTATGACAGGAGCATCGCCCGTCGCAAGTTCTTTTATCTTTTTACCTGCGAGTATTGCTTCAGTCATTACATCACGGTTTTCGTTCTTTTCCTGACCGGCTTTAAATTACTGATGCCCGATTGGCGTGGCTACCTGTTGGCGGGGTTTGCCTTGGTGTGGCTTGCCAATCTTTACATGAATATCTACGCCCTGATTCGTCAGGCCATTAAAAAAGAAAAAACGGAAATCAAAATATTAGAAAAAAAAACGGAGCAATAGTTGAGTTCTTTCTTACCCCAACGTCACCGTCCACGTGCGTTCAAAATGTTCTTTTGTGGCCAATGAAATAATACCCTCTTTTTGGGTAATGTCTTGGGTATGGTCCACAGAATCCGCGATGCCGCACCAGGGTTCGATGCATACAAAATCAGCGTTTTTGGCGGCCCAAATGCCCAGATACGGAAAACCGGGAAAATCAAATCGAAGCGAATGCGGCGATTTTGGTGTGTGCAACACCACGCTGTCGGAGCGATAATTTTTGAAGACGAGCGCATCTTCGTAAAATAACTCCTTGGAAAGCGGCAAGTCCGTTGCCTGTTTAACTAGAACCACGGGCATTTTTTCAACCATTCCTTCGGGCGTCAATGGCCACCGAGCCCAATCTTCCGACTGATTAAAACTCAATACATAATCGTTGTACTGCGTTCCTTCCAACAACGGTACCTTAAACGCCGGATGCGCTCCTACCGAAAACCACAATGTATCGCTGCCCGGGTTTTCCACCATATAACTAACCTGTAACTGATTGTTCAGCAACGCATACCGAACGCGAAAGGCAAATTCAAAAGGATATACCGACAGTGTACTTTCATCATGCGTCAGCAAAAACGTGACCGAATCGCTTTGTTGCTGCTCTACTGCAAAGGTTTTTTCACGGGCAAATCCGTGCCGGGGAAGGTGATACGCTTTATCGTTGCAGTAATATGTATTGTCTTTCAAACCGCCCACGATCGGAAACAGCACGGGCGAATGTTTGCTCCAAAAAGCAGGATCTCCCTGCCACATAAATTCAAGTTCAGAGGCAAGTAATATCAAAC
Above is a window of Runella slithyformis DSM 19594 DNA encoding:
- a CDS encoding WD40/YVTN/BNR-like repeat-containing protein, which encodes MIKHFCFITVLGLLFVGTGMAQKKKTKAPESAAQATKITDPNLFNALRYRNIGPFVGGRSLAVSGVVGQPLVYYFGATGGGIWKTIDGGNKWFPISDSTFQSSSVGAIAVAATDPNIIYAGMGETDIRGNISYGDGVYKSTDAGKSWKHIGLKETYSVSHIAVHPKNPDILFVAASGNIWGPNKERGVYRSKDGGKTWEQVLTKNDSTGAVDVVFDPSNPQILYAALWQCFRNHHMMSSGGPGSGLYKSVDGGTTWQSISQKPGMPKGLLGKIGIAVAPTNGNRLWAMIENQEKGGLYRSDDAGETWNHITDNPNLKQRPWYYMNLAVSPKDENHLVILNVNAFKSKDGGKTFQRINVHHGDTHDVWINPNNPDNYIIGDDGGGEVTFNDGETFTDLDLPTSQFYHVSTDNDFPYNVYGAQQDNSAKRIASRSDDATIGIRDWYTVAGGESGYIVADPLDPTVTFGGSYDGLITRLDKKTNQEQTINVYPEYFMGSPSGDRTYRFQWTYPIVFSPHDPKTLFATSQYVHKTTDYGHSWETISPDLTRHDPATLGPTGGPISKDMTGAETYATVFTFAECEHEKGVYWTGSDDGLIHVSRDAGKTWSNVTPPKEMLGDFALMSLIETSRFDKGKAYLAATRYKLNDRKPYLLKTTDYGKTWTAITNGIPADEYTRVVREDPHRKGLLYAGTERGVWVSFDDGVNWQKMQLNLPLTPIHDLVIQKREKDLVVATHGRSFWILDDLTPLHEIMDKAVTADAHLYKPRPSYRFQGGGRFTTDEFVEEGENAPNGVMVRYYFKETPKEEVKLQFLTATGDTIIGYSSKKDRKGEEVKDSKDFYANPKQRRPDVLATKAGMNAFLWNMRYPNATEVDGINVMWSGSTIGPKAIPGKYKVQLIVGKNLIKEQEFDILKDPRVKTTDAEFKEQFALLMKINNKLSETHKGINQIRKVREDVKSYQKAVKDTAIATKLKKQVKPLMDELDAIESLLMQPKSKAGQDALNFAIQLNDKLAGVGSVVSSADTKPTKSSYEAYNDLSGKIDKQLDRLKTVLQKEVPAFNDAVRQADVKAINLNN
- a CDS encoding aldose 1-epimerase family protein, with translation MITLQNADIQATIHPKGAELVSLILLASELEFMWQGDPAFWSKHSPVLFPIVGGLKDNTYYCNDKAYHLPRHGFAREKTFAVEQQQSDSVTFLLTHDESTLSVYPFEFAFRVRYALLNNQLQVSYMVENPGSDTLWFSVGAHPAFKVPLLEGTQYNDYVLSFNQSEDWARWPLTPEGMVEKMPVVLVKQATDLPLSKELFYEDALVFKNYRSDSVVLHTPKSPHSLRFDFPGFPYLGIWAAKNADFVCIEPWCGIADSVDHTQDITQKEGIISLATKEHFERTWTVTLG